The Pedobacter mucosus genome window below encodes:
- the purH gene encoding bifunctional phosphoribosylaminoimidazolecarboxamide formyltransferase/IMP cyclohydrolase, with protein sequence MSQPIKIKNALISVYYKDGLAPLVKLLVEQGVQLFSTGGTEQFIKDLNLPVTAVEDLTGYPSILGGRVKTLHPKVFGGILNRRGLTGDQEQIAEYEIPEIDLVIVDLYPFEETVSAGGTSDEIIEKIDIGGISLIRAAAKNFNDVVIIASKNDYPTLQAQLEEQNGETTLAQRKTYAKIAFHTSSHYDTAIFNYFNQEEPLDVFKQSVNTAKTLRYGENPHQGGVFYGDLDAMFTKLNGKELSYNNLVDVDAAVALIDEFEDPTFVILKHTNACGLASRPTIKQAWIDALACDPVSAFGGVLITNGEVDLETAQEINNLFFEVLIAPSYQPEAIELFSKKKNRVILQRNNVELSKKQFKTLLNGVIEQDKDLIIEGPEQMTTVTDKAPTEQELKDLFFANKIVKHTKSNTIVLVKNDVLIASGVGQTSRVDALRQAIEKAAAFGFSIVGSSMASDAFFPFPDCVEIAAEAGITAVLQPGGSIKDADSVAKANEKGIAMVTTGVRHFKH encoded by the coding sequence ATGAGTCAGCCGATTAAAATTAAAAATGCTTTAATTTCAGTGTATTACAAGGATGGTTTAGCGCCCTTGGTTAAGTTATTAGTCGAACAAGGAGTTCAATTATTCTCTACAGGCGGTACAGAACAGTTTATAAAAGATTTAAATTTACCAGTAACAGCTGTTGAAGATTTAACAGGATATCCATCCATTTTAGGGGGAAGAGTAAAAACATTACATCCGAAAGTTTTTGGAGGTATATTAAACCGTCGTGGTTTAACTGGCGATCAGGAACAGATTGCAGAATATGAAATTCCTGAAATCGACTTGGTAATTGTTGATTTGTATCCATTTGAAGAAACAGTTAGCGCAGGAGGAACTTCGGATGAGATCATTGAAAAAATCGATATCGGTGGGATTTCATTAATTCGTGCAGCCGCAAAAAACTTCAATGATGTGGTAATTATTGCTTCAAAAAACGATTACCCTACTTTACAAGCTCAATTGGAAGAGCAAAACGGTGAAACTACTTTAGCACAACGTAAAACATATGCTAAAATAGCCTTCCATACTTCGTCTCATTACGATACCGCAATATTTAATTATTTCAATCAGGAAGAACCGCTTGATGTTTTTAAACAAAGCGTAAATACAGCAAAAACATTACGCTATGGTGAAAATCCACATCAAGGTGGCGTATTCTATGGTGATTTAGATGCCATGTTTACCAAGCTTAATGGGAAAGAATTATCATACAATAACTTGGTTGATGTTGATGCAGCAGTTGCTTTAATTGATGAATTTGAAGACCCAACTTTTGTTATTTTGAAACACACAAATGCATGTGGTTTGGCATCTCGGCCTACTATTAAGCAAGCGTGGATAGATGCATTAGCTTGCGATCCGGTTTCTGCTTTTGGTGGGGTTTTAATTACCAATGGTGAAGTCGATTTAGAAACGGCACAAGAAATTAATAACCTATTTTTTGAAGTGTTAATTGCTCCATCGTATCAGCCTGAAGCGATTGAATTGTTTAGCAAAAAGAAAAACCGGGTTATTTTGCAACGCAATAATGTTGAGTTAAGTAAAAAGCAATTTAAAACTTTACTAAATGGTGTTATAGAACAGGATAAAGATTTAATTATTGAAGGACCTGAGCAAATGACCACCGTAACTGATAAAGCACCAACTGAACAAGAATTGAAAGATTTATTTTTCGCTAACAAAATTGTAAAACACACTAAATCAAACACCATCGTTTTGGTGAAAAATGATGTATTAATTGCAAGTGGCGTTGGTCAAACTTCTCGTGTTGATGCGCTAAGACAAGCGATTGAAAAAGCAGCGGCATTTGGTTTCAGTATTGTTGGAAGTTCAATGGCTTCAGATGCTTTTTTCCCATTTCCTGATTGTGTAGAGATAGCTGCAGAAGCTGGAATAACGGCGGTTTTACAACCCGGCGGCTCTATTAAAGATGCAGATTCAGTTGCAAAAGCAAATGAAAAGGGTATAGCAATGGTAACTACTGGAGTAAGACACTTTAAACATTAA
- a CDS encoding bestrophin family protein, giving the protein MLLRNNIPLTYTFGKIKKELLFVIGYSIGIVVLYQNFHVTRISIPVAVPALLGTIISLLLAFRSNQAYDRWWEARILWGSIVNDSRTLSRQILSFVENPYDSDEVSTFKNRFIKRQIAWCYALSQSLRGFPPRKGLERLLTEQEMTFIKQRKNVTVSLLELHAMDLKKALNEGWINKYQQIEIDKTITALCNHMGGSERIKNTVFPVTYSKYISMSIHLFIVLLPFGLIEYFGYMEVPLVIAIAAFFLLVEKMAVHLQDPFENKPTDTPTTTICRNIERDLCQMLDDDHLYEDTPQTELAPIGSYYIL; this is encoded by the coding sequence ATGCTGCTACGAAACAATATACCGCTAACTTATACCTTTGGAAAAATAAAAAAAGAGCTTCTTTTTGTTATTGGCTATTCCATTGGGATAGTAGTTCTTTACCAAAATTTTCATGTAACACGAATTTCGATTCCCGTTGCAGTGCCTGCATTATTAGGTACAATTATTTCATTATTATTAGCATTTCGTTCTAACCAAGCATACGATAGATGGTGGGAAGCAAGAATTCTCTGGGGTTCCATAGTTAACGATTCCAGAACGCTTTCCCGCCAGATATTGTCTTTTGTAGAGAATCCTTACGATTCGGACGAGGTTTCAACTTTTAAAAACCGATTTATAAAAAGACAAATCGCATGGTGTTATGCTTTAAGTCAATCTTTACGTGGTTTTCCACCTCGAAAAGGGCTGGAAAGACTCTTAACTGAGCAGGAAATGACCTTTATAAAGCAGCGTAAAAATGTTACGGTATCGCTTTTAGAACTTCATGCAATGGATTTGAAAAAAGCTCTTAATGAAGGATGGATAAATAAATATCAACAAATTGAAATAGACAAGACTATTACCGCATTATGTAACCATATGGGAGGATCAGAAAGAATTAAAAATACGGTTTTCCCAGTTACCTACAGTAAATACATTAGCATGTCTATCCATTTATTTATTGTTTTATTGCCTTTCGGATTAATAGAATATTTTGGATATATGGAAGTTCCGTTAGTAATTGCCATTGCAGCATTTTTTCTTTTAGTAGAAAAAATGGCGGTTCATCTTCAAGATCCTTTCGAAAATAAACCTACTGATACGCCTACAACTACAATTTGTAGAAATATTGAGCGAGATCTATGCCAGATGTTAGATGATGATCATTTATATGAAGATACGCCACAAACAGAATTGGCACCTATAGGTTCTTATTATATTTTGTAA